A single window of Patescibacteria group bacterium DNA harbors:
- the rpsM gene encoding 30S ribosomal protein S13, whose translation MARIAGINLPNEKKIHIALTYIFGIGAHLANKIIQEAKIDSNKRTNELSEEETNKLREIIEKRHRVEGDLKREIMFNIKRLKENGSYRGTRHIKSLPKRGQRTKTNSRTARGNVRRIAISGKKPVAQKT comes from the coding sequence ATGGCAAGAATAGCTGGAATAAATTTACCAAATGAAAAAAAAATTCATATAGCATTAACTTATATTTTTGGGATTGGCGCGCATTTAGCCAACAAAATTATTCAAGAAGCAAAAATTGATTCAAATAAGAGAACAAATGAATTATCAGAAGAAGAGACGAATAAATTAAGAGAAATTATTGAAAAAAGGCACAGAGTTGAAGGAGATTTAAAAAGAGAAATTATGTTTAATATAAAAAGATTAAAAGAAAATGGCTCTTATCGCGGGACAAGGCATATTAAGTCATTGCCAAAAAGAGGTCAAAGGACAAAAACCAACAGCAGAACCGCTAGGGGCAATGTTCGCCGTATAGCAATAAGCGGTAAAAAACCAGTAGCTCAAAAAACTTAA
- the rpmJ gene encoding 50S ribosomal protein L36, which translates to MKVRTSVKKMCKDCKIIRRKKRVHVICKNPKHKQRQG; encoded by the coding sequence ATGAAAGTTAGGACATCAGTAAAAAAAATGTGCAAAGACTGTAAAATAATACGGCGCAAAAAACGTGTTCATGTTATTTGTAAAAATCCTAAACATAAACAAAGGCAGGGGTAA
- the infA gene encoding translation initiation factor IF-1 yields the protein MAKNKDKKIPDSKKFIEVTGTVLELLPAATFKVELENGHTVLAHLSGKMRMFKIRLLPGDKVKMEMTPYDLSKGRITYRF from the coding sequence ATGGCAAAAAACAAGGATAAAAAAATTCCTGATAGTAAAAAATTTATAGAGGTTACGGGAACAGTATTAGAATTATTGCCTGCCGCGACTTTTAAAGTTGAGCTGGAAAACGGACATACTGTTTTGGCTCATCTTTCAGGAAAAATGAGAATGTTTAAAATTAGACTGCTTCCGGGAGACAAGGTAAAAATGGAAATGACGCCTTATGATTTAAGCAAGGGCAGAATTACTTATAGATTTTAA